A stretch of DNA from Dehalobacterium formicoaceticum:
TGTGACCGACCAAATTTTTACCATCCCCCTGGAGGTGCGAGGCCTGGAACAAAATTTGACCATTTCGGAACGACCTTCTTTTGTGAAGGTCCGCTTACAGGGTCAAAGAAGGCTCCTCGATGAGGTGACAGCTCGAGACATCCAGGCATTTCTTGAAATGAGCGGCTTGGATGTAGGGCAGCATATGGCGGAGGTGCATGTTTCAGTTCCGCAAAAAACACAGCTGGTTTCTGTGACACCCGGCAGCGTAAATTTGGATGTTGAGGTACTGACAACAAGTCAATTTTCCGTTAATGTGACCTATAAGGATAATACACCGGCCGCAGGATTTATGGCCTTAGAACCGGTGCTCACCCCTTCCCAGGTCATTCTTTCCGGACCGGAAGAAAAATTAAAAGAAGTGAAACAAGTGTATGTAGAGGTTGATTTGGGGGATTATACCTTTAATTATAATCAGAAACTCCCGGTTAAAATTGAGGATGATAAGGGCAATCTATTGCTGGATTGGATTACAGTGACCCCTTCACAGGTGGATGTTTTGGTGCCGGTAATTTCCGAGCTTCCTACGAAAACCGTTCCGGTCAAGGTTCCTATTGAAGGAGAGGTCGCCCTCGGCTATGTGATGGCCAGAACCGTGACAGCACCGGAATTAATTGGCATCATGGGTGATGAAAAAGTCCTGCAAGGCATTCAAAGCCTGACCACCCAGCCCGTAAGAATAAACGGTGCGACTCAGGATGTGGTGAAAACAGTGGAACTGATTCTCCCGGAGGGTGTTCGCCTGACCCAGGGAGCAAAGGTGACCGCCATTGTACGTGTTGAAAAAATTATGGAGAAGACCTTTACCGGACCAATGGTGGTACCCCATAACCTGGGGGAGAACTTAACCATGGAAATCCTTGATCCTGCAATGGAACTCACTGTCTCCGGGGCAGAGTCCCTGATGGAAAAATTATTGACAGCAGACATAACTGTATCTGTAGATTTATCAGGTTTAACTGCCGGGGAGCATCAGGTGCCGGTACAGTTGAATTTGCCCCCCGGTGTGAACTTGGGAGAGGTGAATCCTTCTGAAATAAAAGTTTTATTAAAACAGGAGCCGTAATACATGAAATTAAGATTAACGAATTTGCGCTTAGATCTGAATATGAATGAGGAAGCATTGGCTACCCTTGCAGCCAGGAAAATTAGGGTCGCCCCAGGGAAAATCACTTCTTTACATATTATCAAAAAGGCACTGGATGCCCGGAAAAATGAAAGGGTGGAATTTGTTTATTCTGTTGATATCCAGGTGGGTGATATTAAGGGGATTAAAATGAATCCCCCTTTTGTCCAGCCTGCTCCGGAGCCTTTCCGGGAACAACTGAAAAGGGGCGACGCATTGCTTTCTTGTCCTCCTGTAGTGGTGGGCAGCGGCCCCGCCGGTCTTTTTTGTGCTTTAAAATTGGCAGCCTGGGGTTATCGCCCTCTGGTATTGGAACGAGGCTTTGATGTGGACCGCCGCTTTCAGGAAATTGAGCGGTTTTGGCAGACCGGGGTTTTGAATCCGGATTGTAATGTGCAGTTTGGTGAAGGCGGTGCCGGCACTTTTTCCGACGGCAAACTGACGACCCGGGTGAAAGATCCCCGGGTAAGGAGCATCCTGGAGCAACTGGCAGAAGCTGGAGCTCCCGAGGAAATTCTTTATCTCAATAAACCTCATATCGGGACAGACGTGCTGCGCGGGGTGATGAAGAATCTGCGCCGGAAGTTAATCTCCTTGGGCGGTCAGGTGATTTTTGGCTGCCGGGTAACGGGACTGAAGCTTTCCCCGGAGGGCTCCCTGGCCGGATTGGAGGTAGGACAAGGGGAAATCCCTGCCTCTGTCGGTGTTTTTGCCATTGGCCATAGTGCTCGGGACACCTATCAAATGCTCTTTGATCAGGGCGTGCTCATGGAAGCCAAACCCTTTGCCATGGGCCTCCGGGTGGAACATCCCCAGAGTTTTATTGACCAAAATCAATATGGCAAAAATGCAGGTCATCCTAAGCTGGGCGCGGCGGACTATGCCTTATCTTTTCAAGACAAAGAACGCGGCCGCAGTGCCTACAGCTTTTGCATGTGCCCCGGAGGGGTTGTGGTGGGGGCAGCGTCGGAAACGGGCGGGGTGGTAACCAATGGCATGAGCGAACATGCCCGAGCTTCGGGGCGGGCCAACGCTGCCATCGTGGCAACGGTGGATATTCCTGATTTTGGGGATGGTTGTTTAAAAGGGATGGAATTTCAGCGCAAGTGGGAACAAATTGCCTCTTATAGGGGTGGTGGCAACTATTATGCCCCGGCTCAAAAGCTGGAAGATTTTCTGCAAAACCGGCCTTCCGCTGATTTAGCAGGAACCATCGGATCTTCTTATCGGCCGGGAGTAACCCCAGGGAACCTGCGTGATTGCCTGCCCCAAGAGGTGGGGGAAACCATCGCCGCTGCAATCAAGCACTGGGATCGACAAATCAAAGGCTTTATCCATCCCCAAGCTGTGGTAACAGGAGTAGAAACCAGAACCTCAGCTCCTGTGCGCATCCTGCGTAATGAAAGATTAGTATCGATGAATACCCCCGGATTATACCCGGCAGGGGAAGGGGCAGGATATGCAGGGGGCATTATCAGTGCTGCTGTTGATGGGTTAAAGGCGGCGGAAGCTATTATATCACACTATGAAAAGCCGAAGGAATTTTTTCCCTCCGCTTTAATAGATAAATTGACTTCGAGGAGAGATTAAGCATGGGTATATATTTTGGCACAGATGGTGTCAGAGGCTTGGCCAATCGGGAGTTGACGCCCAATCTGGCTTTTCAGCTGGGCCGGGCCGGGGCATATTGTTTGGCACGAGAGCATCAAAGACCAACGATTGTGATCGGCAAGGATTCCCGCCTTTCCGGTGATATGCTGGAAAGCGCTTTGGCGGCGGGCATTTGCTCAGTTGGGGCGGATGTGATCCGTTTGGGGGTGATTCCCACACCTGGGGTGGCATATTTGACCAGACATATGGGGGCTCAAGCCGGAGTCGTGATTTCGGCCTCCCATAATCCCATGGAGGATAACGGAATAAAATTTTTTGGCAGTACCGGATTTAAATTGCCGGATGCAATGGAAGATGAAATCGAAGAAATTATCACTTCCGGAAAGGAATTGCCTTCTCCTGTGGGAAAAGATGTGGGAAGAATCAAGTATCAGCATCAGGCAGGAGCAATTTATATCGACTATCTAAAAAAGACATTGGGTTCGGACCTGTCCGGCTTAAAAATTGTGGTGGATTGTGCCCATGGTGCCGCATCTCATATCGCACCTGTTATTTTAAAGGATTTAGGGGCGGAGGTAATTCCTCTTTTCAATCATCCTACCGGCAGCAACATCAATGATGGATGCGGCAGCACCCATCCGGAACAACTGATGGCAGCAGTAAAAGACCATGGAGCTCATTTGGGCATTGCCCATGATGGAGATGCCGACCGCATGCTGGCGGTAGATGAAAAGGGTGCCTTAGTGGATGGGGATAGAATCATGGTAATTTGCGCCATTGATCTCTTCCAAAAGGAAAAACTTCCCGGCAATCGCATCGTGGTTACGGTGATGAGTAATCTGGGCTTGCATCTGGCCTTGAAAAAAATTGGCATTGATGTTTTGGAAACCAAAGTGGGGGACCGTTATGTGCTGGAGAAAATGTTGGAAACAGGTACGATTATAGGGGGAGAACAGTCCGGGCATGTCATTTTTAGCGATTATAATACCACCGGAGACGGCATCGCCACCGCACTGCAATTATTAAAGGTGATGACGGAAACCGGAAAACCCCTTTCGGAGTTGGCCGCCCAAATGGAACTATTACCCCAGCTATTGGTAAATGTCAGGGTAAAATCAAAGGACGGCTGGGAAGTAAATCCTGGGATTCAGGCAGCTATTGAACAAGGGAAAAAATCTTTGGAAGGGCGCGGCCGGATTTTGGTGCGTCCTTCGGGAACGGAACCTTTGATTCGGGTCATGGCGGAAGGCCCGGAAGAACAGGAATTAAAAGAGATAGTCCATGGCATTGTGGATGTGATCAAAAAAGAGTTAGATTAAGCGGAAAATCGGTGGGGAAAGGAGTCTTGCCCCTTGAAGAAACAGGAAGAATCAATCATATTACAAGATGAAATTACCCTGGGGGGCAGACGATTTCCTACCGGATGAGAAAAAGTGTCCGGGCCAAAAATCTTCGTTTAAGCATCAGTGAGGAAAATGGCCTGGAGGTGGTGCTGCCGCATCAATACTCCCTGGGGGAGATCAGCCAAATTGAGGATTTTTTAAGGCAAAAGGAAGTATGGATTCTGGACAAGATGAAGCTGATGGCGGAACAAACTGCCCTTAAGGAGGCAGCAGAAGGGAATTTCTTGTCCAGAATTCGCTATTTAGACCAGGAATACCCTATTGTGGTCATTTTGGACTCTGATGCCCCGATTCGAGTAGAACTTAACGGCGACAAGGCTCTTTTCACCTTACCGGAAAACCGGGAGGAGCTTCTCCAGCAGGTGATTCAGGCTTGGTATCCTTGGGCCGCAAAGCAGTTCATTGAGGAAAGATGCCCACACTGGGCGGAAAAAATGCGGGTTTCTTATCAGCGCATTTACATAAAAAATCAAAAAAGCCGCTGGGGCAGCTGTTCCGGGAGCAAGAATCTCAGTTTTAATATGCGCCTGATCATGGCTCCTATAGAGGTGGTCGACTATGTTATTATCCATGAACTGGCTCATTTGAAGGAGATGAATCATTCCGCCGTATTTTGGCAGATGGTGGCGGATTTTTGTCCGAGCTATCAGGAGCATCGGGATTGGTTAAAGAAATACGGCGCCGGTTTAATTCTGTAGGTGGAAAGAAAAACAAAGAAAACCGTGCTGAAAGCGCGGTATTTTTTTGCGCGCTAAGCCTTCGGCTTGGCGCAAGCCAGGTTTTCTTTAGACGGGATATCAGGATAATTAGGATCCAGGAATAGGAGGGGGTTTTCATGTTATACGATATGATCCGGGCAGCAAGGGGGGAAATCAAACCGGCGCTGGTATTAAAAAACGCTAAACTGATCAATGTTTTTTCCGGAGAAATATATCCGGCGGATATTGCCGTGGATCAGGGCCGGATTGTAGGCATCGGCAGTTATTCCGGTGTTGAGGAAAAGGATCTTGCCGGGTGCTGCCTCTGTCCGGGGCTGATTGACGGGCACATCCATTTGGAAAGCACCATGGTCACGCCGGGGGAATTTGCCAAAACAGTTTTACCACGGGGCACCACCTCGGTGGTAACAGATCCCCATGAGATTGCCAATGTCTGCGGCCTGGATGGTATCACTTATATGCTGGACAGTACCGAAAACCTGCCCCTGAATGTATTTTTTATGGTGCCTTCCTGTGTACCGGCCACCAGTCTTGAGGATAATGGTGCGGAAATCACTGCCGAGAATGTTCTGGAACTTTTAGACCGGGAGCGAATTTTGGGTTTGGCGGAAATGATGAATTACCCGGGGGTTCTCACCGGCGACCCCCATGTGCTGGCCAAGCTGGACGCTGCCAAAAGAAAAGGGAAAATCATTGACGGCCATGCCCCGGGACTTTCCGGCAAGGATCTATGTGCTTATGTGGCGGCAGGTATCACCTCGGATCATGAATGCACTACATATTCGGAAGGACTGGAAAAAATCCGTCTGGGCCAATGGGTGATGGTGCGGGAAGGAACGGCGGGCAAAAACATGCAGGATCTTTTGCCCTTGCTTTTATCGGAAAAATCCCGGCGCTCAATGCTGGTCACGGATGATAAGCATCCCGGCGATCTTTTGCGTGAAGGTCATTTGGATGGTATGATCCGGACCCTGATTGCCCAAGGGGTGCGTCCTCTGGAGGCCATCCGCATGGCTACCCTTAATCCGGCCCAGTATTTTGGCTTGAGTGATCTGGGTGCCATAGCACCTGGCTATCGGGCTGATTTTCTGGTGCTTTCGGATCTGGAAAGTTTTAAGATAAAAGAGGTCTACAAAGACGGCCGGCTGGCGGCGCAAAAGGGCAAAGCCTTGCCCTTTGAGATACCGGCGGTGTCTGCGCCGACAGTCTTAAATTCTTTTCATATCCAAGAAGTAAAGCCGGAACAGTTGATCCTTTCCGGTTCGGGCACCAAGATGCGCGTCATCGGTCTGGTGCCCGGACAGATTCTTACCCGGGAGATCATTGTTGATTTGCCTCATCAACCCGGGGAGATCATTGCCTGGGATCCTGAACAGGATCTGGTGAAGCTGGTTATGGCTGAACGCCATAAAAATACAGGGCTGACAGCAGCAGCCCTGGTCCAGGGCTTTGGCTTAAAAAAAGGCGCCATTGCCTCCTCCGTTTCCCATGACTCCCACAATCTGGTGGCAATCGGCACAGAAGATCAGGCTATCTGCCGGGCCGCCAATGCCGTAGCCGCTCATCAGGGGGGGCTTGCCATTGCCGATGGGGATCAGGTGCTGGCGATCCTGCCTCTGCCGATAGCCGGACTGATGAGTACCGACGGAGTGGAAAAAGTGGACCTTAAGCTTCAGGCTATGAAAGAACTGGCCTGGACCATGGGCGTGCCCAGAGATCTGGATCCTTTTATGATGCTTTCTTTTTTGGCTTTGCCTGTGATCCCGGAACTGAAGCTTACCCCCCGGGGACTGATCAAGGTTGATGAACAGAAATTAGTACCGGCTGTTTTTTGAAATTGCGAGGAGGTGTGGTGCCGATGAACAGATTAGCTGAAACAATCAGCGCGGCCAGAAAAAAGGCCGGGCTTTCGGAGAAAGAGCTGGCGCAAAAATGCGGTCTGACCGTAAGCTATCTCATGCAAATAGAATCCGGCAAGAAAATTATCAATGAAAAAGCAGGAGAAAAGATTCTTAAGGTGTTGGGTGTTCAGGGGAAATTTTTTGATGAGGAAAAGCCGGCAGAAGAACCAAAAAAAACTGAGCACAAGCCAAAACCCGTTCCGCAGGAAACCATTTCGGTGGAACCCACCGAATCCTGGATGGATGCTTTGGCGGGCGTCATCAAGAAATATCCTGTATATGATATGCAAAGCGGCAAAGGGGTGGATTTCAGGGAACTTCCCCTGATTAATAAAAAAGTTGCCGGTCTTCATCCGGACAAAATTCTCTTTATCAAAGTTTCCGATAACGACATGTCTGCCTGCCGTATCGAAAAAGGTGATGTATTGACCGTTAATCTGACCAAAGAAATCATGAACGGCGGGATTTACCTCTTGGAATGGAAAGGACAAAAGCTGATCAGACTCATGAAAAAAGAAGGAAACAAGCTGTCGATGGGTAAAAGCATGAACGATGGTTCCGTCGATACAGCGGAGCTTAGCCAGGTCGAAGTAATCGGCCGGGTCGTGCGCAACGAAATTGTCATCAAGTGATTTTCCCAAAAAAAACTTGCTTTTTCTGTCAATAATGTATAGAATTTTTCTGTGTTATTTAATCTGGATGGGGAGATGAAACTCACAGTGGATATTTTAATCAGAAAAGACTATAATGAAATGAGTAAGACGGCAGCCGGATTTATTGCCCAATTGGTGCAATCAAAACCGGATTGTGTATTGGGTCTGGCTACAGGAAGTACCCCTATTGGCACATACCGGGAGCTGATCAGATGCCATCGGGAGGAGGGATTGGACTTTTCTCAGGTGACAACTTTTAATCTTGATGAGTATTTGGGACTGGGCGTGCATCTGGATCAGCCTTACAGTCTGGATCAAAGTTATGCCCGTTTTATGTATGAAGAATTAATCAAGCATATTAACATTAAAAAAGAAAACACCCATGTGCCGGACGGCTTGGCTACAGATCCAGGGAGGTTTTGCCAGGAATATGAAGCAGCCATTAAGGATGCGGGCGGTATTGATTTGCAGCTCCTGGGCATTGGCGGCGACGGTCACTGGGCATTCAACGAACCGGGATCTTCCTTGGGCTCCAGAACCCGGGTGCAGGCTTTAATGAAACAGACCCTGGATGATAATTATAAAAGCTTCTACGCCAAAGCCGGATTCGAAAGAAAGGATATGCCTCATTTTGCCATTACCATGGGTGTGGGCACCATTCTGGAGGCCAGAAACATCATAATGATCGCCAACGGGCTGAAAAAAGCGAATGTAGTCGCCCAAGGGATCGAAGGGCCGGTCACGGCGCAGATTACGGCTTCGGCCATCCAATTGCACAGCGGGGGTATTACTGTGGTACTGGATGAAGATGCAGCTTCAAAATTAAAGCATAAGGAGCATTATATCCACGTGGAGCGAATGAAAAAGGAATATAACTTATAAAATTATTTTTTAGGCAATGGGAAAAGAGTCAGGGACACCTCCCTGAACTTTTTTTCATTCTTCTGTTTTTTTAGGGAACAAATTTGAAACAAATTCCGTCTAATGAATAATTGCCTAAAATTGCTTAAAATGGAGGAATGGTTTACTGTGCTTTCATTCATCGAGCACTTTAATGTGTTAATCTTTTTGTTTTTTAGCGTAGCATATTCTTATCGCATTGTTTATGTACTAATCGGTCTTTATTCCAAAAAGAAGAAAAGGGACGCACTGAAACCTGTGAAACTACATAAATATGCTGTCCTGATCGCGGCCAGAAACGAACAGGCTGTAATTGGGGAACTGATCAAGAGTCTTAAAAATCAAAAATATCCCGAGGAACTGCTGGATATTTTTGTCGTGGCTGATAATTGCACGGATCAAACGGCCCAAAGGGCGCGGGAAATGGGCGCGATTGTGTACGAACGCTTTCATCGTGACCTTGTGGGAAAAGGGTATGCCTTACATTTCCTCTTCGGGAAAATTGCGAAACAGTGCGGCTTAAAGCATTATGCAGGGTACTTTGTTTTTGACGCCGATAATCTGCTGGAGGAAAATTATATTGCGGAAATGAATCGGGTTTTTGACAAAGGTTATCGGGTCCTTACCAGCTACCGAAATTCCAAAAATTATGGACATAATTGGATTTCCGCCGGATACGCTCTGTGGTTTCTTCATGAAGCAGAATATCTCAATAATCCTAGAATGATTTTGGGAAAAAGCTGTGCCATCTCGGGGACGGGATTCCTAGTTCATCAGGATATCATTCTTAGAAACGGCGGATGGAAACATTATCTTTTAACAGAAGATATTGAATTTTCCGTAAGTGAAGTGATCAAAGGGGAAACCATCGGATATTGCGGCAGCGCCGTACTTTATGATGAACAGCCCGGAACCTTTAAGCAAGCCTGGAACCAGAGAATGCGCTGGGCCAAAGGATTCTATCAGGTTTTTCATCGCTACGGCAAAAATCTTCTTCAATGCAGTCTTCAAGGGAAGAAACAAAGTTTCTCCTGCTATGATTTGATGATGACCATCATGCCGGCCTTGCTGCTCTCGATCACCAGTTTTGTTGTCAATGGTTTATTTTTCCTTATGGGTTTGATCAATCCCAATTTTGGCGATCAGATCTTGCAGGTTACGTTTATTGCCATCCTTTCGTCCTTTGGAATTTATTACA
This window harbors:
- a CDS encoding NAD(P)/FAD-dependent oxidoreductase; translation: MKLRLTNLRLDLNMNEEALATLAARKIRVAPGKITSLHIIKKALDARKNERVEFVYSVDIQVGDIKGIKMNPPFVQPAPEPFREQLKRGDALLSCPPVVVGSGPAGLFCALKLAAWGYRPLVLERGFDVDRRFQEIERFWQTGVLNPDCNVQFGEGGAGTFSDGKLTTRVKDPRVRSILEQLAEAGAPEEILYLNKPHIGTDVLRGVMKNLRRKLISLGGQVIFGCRVTGLKLSPEGSLAGLEVGQGEIPASVGVFAIGHSARDTYQMLFDQGVLMEAKPFAMGLRVEHPQSFIDQNQYGKNAGHPKLGAADYALSFQDKERGRSAYSFCMCPGGVVVGAASETGGVVTNGMSEHARASGRANAAIVATVDIPDFGDGCLKGMEFQRKWEQIASYRGGGNYYAPAQKLEDFLQNRPSADLAGTIGSSYRPGVTPGNLRDCLPQEVGETIAAAIKHWDRQIKGFIHPQAVVTGVETRTSAPVRILRNERLVSMNTPGLYPAGEGAGYAGGIISAAVDGLKAAEAIISHYEKPKEFFPSALIDKLTSRRD
- a CDS encoding YbbR-like domain-containing protein, which gives rise to MKRLLTVNNLLYKIIAVVLALLLWLYVNHQENPVTDQIFTIPLEVRGLEQNLTISERPSFVKVRLQGQRRLLDEVTARDIQAFLEMSGLDVGQHMAEVHVSVPQKTQLVSVTPGSVNLDVEVLTTSQFSVNVTYKDNTPAAGFMALEPVLTPSQVILSGPEEKLKEVKQVYVEVDLGDYTFNYNQKLPVKIEDDKGNLLLDWITVTPSQVDVLVPVISELPTKTVPVKVPIEGEVALGYVMARTVTAPELIGIMGDEKVLQGIQSLTTQPVRINGATQDVVKTVELILPEGVRLTQGAKVTAIVRVEKIMEKTFTGPMVVPHNLGENLTMEILDPAMELTVSGAESLMEKLLTADITVSVDLSGLTAGEHQVPVQLNLPPGVNLGEVNPSEIKVLLKQEP
- a CDS encoding M48 family metallopeptidase, producing MRKSVRAKNLRLSISEENGLEVVLPHQYSLGEISQIEDFLRQKEVWILDKMKLMAEQTALKEAAEGNFLSRIRYLDQEYPIVVILDSDAPIRVELNGDKALFTLPENREELLQQVIQAWYPWAAKQFIEERCPHWAEKMRVSYQRIYIKNQKSRWGSCSGSKNLSFNMRLIMAPIEVVDYVIIHELAHLKEMNHSAVFWQMVADFCPSYQEHRDWLKKYGAGLIL
- a CDS encoding glycosyltransferase family 2 protein: MLSFIEHFNVLIFLFFSVAYSYRIVYVLIGLYSKKKKRDALKPVKLHKYAVLIAARNEQAVIGELIKSLKNQKYPEELLDIFVVADNCTDQTAQRAREMGAIVYERFHRDLVGKGYALHFLFGKIAKQCGLKHYAGYFVFDADNLLEENYIAEMNRVFDKGYRVLTSYRNSKNYGHNWISAGYALWFLHEAEYLNNPRMILGKSCAISGTGFLVHQDIILRNGGWKHYLLTEDIEFSVSEVIKGETIGYCGSAVLYDEQPGTFKQAWNQRMRWAKGFYQVFHRYGKNLLQCSLQGKKQSFSCYDLMMTIMPALLLSITSFVVNGLFFLMGLINPNFGDQILQVTFIAILSSFGIYYTILFTLGTITTITEWHRIHCFAWQKIIYLFTFPLFMFTYVPIALAALFKKVEWKPIQHTCVKSLQDIREQQSA
- the nagB gene encoding glucosamine-6-phosphate deaminase, translating into MKLTVDILIRKDYNEMSKTAAGFIAQLVQSKPDCVLGLATGSTPIGTYRELIRCHREEGLDFSQVTTFNLDEYLGLGVHLDQPYSLDQSYARFMYEELIKHINIKKENTHVPDGLATDPGRFCQEYEAAIKDAGGIDLQLLGIGGDGHWAFNEPGSSLGSRTRVQALMKQTLDDNYKSFYAKAGFERKDMPHFAITMGVGTILEARNIIMIANGLKKANVVAQGIEGPVTAQITASAIQLHSGGITVVLDEDAASKLKHKEHYIHVERMKKEYNL
- the ade gene encoding adenine deaminase — encoded protein: MLYDMIRAARGEIKPALVLKNAKLINVFSGEIYPADIAVDQGRIVGIGSYSGVEEKDLAGCCLCPGLIDGHIHLESTMVTPGEFAKTVLPRGTTSVVTDPHEIANVCGLDGITYMLDSTENLPLNVFFMVPSCVPATSLEDNGAEITAENVLELLDRERILGLAEMMNYPGVLTGDPHVLAKLDAAKRKGKIIDGHAPGLSGKDLCAYVAAGITSDHECTTYSEGLEKIRLGQWVMVREGTAGKNMQDLLPLLLSEKSRRSMLVTDDKHPGDLLREGHLDGMIRTLIAQGVRPLEAIRMATLNPAQYFGLSDLGAIAPGYRADFLVLSDLESFKIKEVYKDGRLAAQKGKALPFEIPAVSAPTVLNSFHIQEVKPEQLILSGSGTKMRVIGLVPGQILTREIIVDLPHQPGEIIAWDPEQDLVKLVMAERHKNTGLTAAALVQGFGLKKGAIASSVSHDSHNLVAIGTEDQAICRAANAVAAHQGGLAIADGDQVLAILPLPIAGLMSTDGVEKVDLKLQAMKELAWTMGVPRDLDPFMMLSFLALPVIPELKLTPRGLIKVDEQKLVPAVF
- the glmM gene encoding phosphoglucosamine mutase yields the protein MGIYFGTDGVRGLANRELTPNLAFQLGRAGAYCLAREHQRPTIVIGKDSRLSGDMLESALAAGICSVGADVIRLGVIPTPGVAYLTRHMGAQAGVVISASHNPMEDNGIKFFGSTGFKLPDAMEDEIEEIITSGKELPSPVGKDVGRIKYQHQAGAIYIDYLKKTLGSDLSGLKIVVDCAHGAASHIAPVILKDLGAEVIPLFNHPTGSNINDGCGSTHPEQLMAAVKDHGAHLGIAHDGDADRMLAVDEKGALVDGDRIMVICAIDLFQKEKLPGNRIVVTVMSNLGLHLALKKIGIDVLETKVGDRYVLEKMLETGTIIGGEQSGHVIFSDYNTTGDGIATALQLLKVMTETGKPLSELAAQMELLPQLLVNVRVKSKDGWEVNPGIQAAIEQGKKSLEGRGRILVRPSGTEPLIRVMAEGPEEQELKEIVHGIVDVIKKELD
- a CDS encoding helix-turn-helix domain-containing protein, whose amino-acid sequence is MNRLAETISAARKKAGLSEKELAQKCGLTVSYLMQIESGKKIINEKAGEKILKVLGVQGKFFDEEKPAEEPKKTEHKPKPVPQETISVEPTESWMDALAGVIKKYPVYDMQSGKGVDFRELPLINKKVAGLHPDKILFIKVSDNDMSACRIEKGDVLTVNLTKEIMNGGIYLLEWKGQKLIRLMKKEGNKLSMGKSMNDGSVDTAELSQVEVIGRVVRNEIVIK